GCAGTAACATTTTTAGCACGTACAAGACCTGCTTCTAGCATTGCAAAACCAGGTACCATAAGTATAATTAGTGTCATAGAAAACAGTGCAAAAAAAGTATCTATAACATATTTAAATTCAGTCTCAACCATTCAATTCCTCCCATTCAAAAGGGGAATTTTATCTAAAATAAAAACTTATATTATAGGGAGGAATGATTAAATTTTAATCAGTAATATTTAAGAGGAATAGATTAGGATATTTCCACAAAGTTGTGGAAATACTTAAACTATATAGCTTCTGCGTCAGTTTCACCTGTACGGATACGGATAATTTTTTCAATATCACTAACGAATATTTTACCATCACCGATTTTACCAGTACGAGCTGCTTCTACGATAGCAGATGTAACTTGATCTACATCTTTATCGTCAACTACCATCTCCATTTTGATCTTTGGTAAAAAGTCAACTACATATTCTGCACCACGGTAAAGCTCAGAATGACCTTTTTGACGTCCATATCCTTTTACTTCACTTACAGTCATACCAGTAATACCGATCTCTGCAAGTGCATCTTTTACATCTTCTAATTTAAATGGTTTTATAACCGCTTCTATTCTTTTCATTATTTAGACTCCATAATATTTTTATTATAAGAGGGATTCACCCTCTTTTTTTAATTTTCAAAATTGTAACCACTTTTAGTGTTTAAATCAACTAAATTACAGGTTAAGACTTTTTTCACCATGAACAGCTTCGTCAAGACCAACTTGCTCAGTCTCTTCATCTACTCTACCACCACCTGTGATTGCTGAAGCTATATAGTAAACGATTATAGTACCAACTAATGTAAAGATACCTACTACT
This region of Sulfurimonas sp. genomic DNA includes:
- a CDS encoding P-II family nitrogen regulator, giving the protein MKRIEAVIKPFKLEDVKDALAEIGITGMTVSEVKGYGRQKGHSELYRGAEYVVDFLPKIKMEMVVDDKDVDQVTSAIVEAARTGKIGDGKIFVSDIEKIIRIRTGETDAEAI